In a single window of the Nocardiopsis composta genome:
- a CDS encoding mycofactocin-associated electron transfer flavoprotein beta subunit: MLIAVVLAPADPLPDVDPLTAEVRTGQRAVRLSPGDAAALERALRIADGLRAAAGAPRLLAVAAGPACHDSALREAAALGAEVLRVARPAELPEDAEYEAHTADALAGALTRGGARPDLVLCGAGPADAPGALSAFLAHRLGAAQALGLVSLAPSGGGPGSGLTGVRRLDRGRREVLDIPLPAVCSVEGAGTELRRAPLAAALAAAGAPVPVLRAPAPRPRVRTVSTGPARPRARPVPPPEGDAHRRILALTGALERPDRPTVLGPLGAAEAADALLAFLRRHGHLPEG; the protein is encoded by the coding sequence GTGCTGATCGCCGTGGTGCTCGCACCCGCCGACCCGCTGCCCGACGTCGACCCACTCACCGCCGAGGTGCGCACCGGGCAGCGCGCCGTCCGGCTCTCCCCCGGCGACGCCGCCGCGCTGGAGCGGGCGCTGCGCATCGCCGACGGGCTGCGGGCGGCCGCTGGTGCGCCGCGCCTGCTGGCGGTGGCCGCCGGGCCGGCCTGCCACGACTCCGCGCTGCGCGAGGCCGCGGCGCTGGGCGCCGAGGTGCTCCGCGTCGCGCGGCCGGCGGAGCTCCCGGAGGACGCCGAGTACGAGGCGCACACCGCCGACGCCCTGGCCGGTGCGCTCACCCGCGGCGGGGCCCGGCCCGACCTGGTGCTGTGCGGGGCCGGGCCGGCCGACGCCCCCGGGGCGCTGTCGGCGTTCCTGGCCCACCGGCTGGGCGCCGCCCAGGCGCTGGGGCTGGTCTCGCTGGCCCCGTCCGGAGGGGGCCCGGGCTCCGGGCTCACCGGGGTGCGCCGGCTGGACCGCGGCCGGCGCGAGGTCCTGGACATACCGCTGCCCGCGGTCTGCTCGGTGGAGGGCGCCGGCACCGAGCTGCGCCGCGCCCCGCTGGCCGCCGCACTGGCCGCGGCCGGCGCCCCGGTCCCGGTACTGCGGGCCCCCGCGCCCCGGCCCCGGGTGCGCACGGTGTCGACCGGCCCGGCCCGCCCGCGCGCCCGCCCGGTGCCGCCCCCGGAGGGCGACGCGCACCGGCGCATCCTCGCCCTGACCGGCGCCCTGGAGCGGCCCGACCGGCCCACCGTGCTGGGCCCGCTGGGCGCGGCGGAGGCCGCCGACGCCCTACTCGCGTTCCTGCGCCGGCACGGCCACCTGCCGGAGGGGTGA
- a CDS encoding MFS transporter — protein MVTPTEEHAITTSTRPPERMPPESALLFGRTAAIVLAVILTADFIELLDATIVGVAAPAIAADLGAGDTALQWTAAGYTLAVGSGLITGGRLGDHYGRRRVFLLGLAGFMLASAGCGLAPDAGSLIAARIAQGLAGGLMIPQVFGVIRASFAPEARAAAFGAYGAVLGVASVAGPLLGGLLVEADLFGLGWRAIFWVNVPIALAGLIAGARFMPESRSAGAARPDLIGAALAAAAATLLLLPLIQLREWDRPWLTAALLALSGAAAALFLLRGRRLAARGGQPILDPALLKVRAFSAGLAVSLLFFGALGAHFLLLSLYLQFGTGRTALETGLVILPFAVGSIAASGIGVGVAHRAGRALLVTGALLLAASQLALIPLVSGGADPGYPVLAAPMLVGGLGLGLTAPPLVGVVLAGVPADDAGAAGGLLTTVSQIGNALGVAVLGAVFFARVEDTAAQGAAAAYGDALAATLPWQAACYLGAAALMALLPARAARTDY, from the coding sequence GTGGTCACCCCGACCGAGGAGCACGCCATCACCACCTCCACCCGCCCACCCGAGCGGATGCCACCCGAGTCCGCCCTGCTGTTCGGCCGCACCGCCGCCATCGTGCTCGCCGTCATCCTCACCGCCGACTTCATCGAGCTGCTGGACGCCACCATCGTCGGCGTCGCCGCCCCGGCCATCGCCGCCGACCTGGGCGCCGGCGACACCGCCCTGCAGTGGACCGCCGCCGGCTACACCCTGGCGGTCGGCTCCGGCCTGATCACCGGCGGCCGGCTCGGCGACCACTACGGGCGCCGCCGCGTCTTCCTGCTCGGCCTGGCCGGGTTCATGCTCGCCTCCGCCGGCTGCGGACTCGCCCCCGACGCGGGTTCGCTGATCGCCGCGCGCATCGCTCAGGGCCTGGCCGGCGGGCTGATGATCCCGCAGGTCTTCGGGGTCATCCGGGCCTCCTTCGCCCCCGAGGCGCGGGCCGCCGCGTTCGGCGCCTACGGCGCGGTCCTCGGTGTGGCCTCGGTGGCCGGTCCGCTGCTCGGCGGGCTACTGGTCGAGGCGGACCTGTTCGGCCTGGGCTGGCGGGCGATCTTCTGGGTCAACGTGCCCATCGCGCTGGCCGGGCTGATCGCCGGCGCCCGCTTCATGCCCGAGTCCCGCTCGGCCGGCGCGGCCCGCCCCGACCTGATCGGCGCCGCCCTGGCCGCGGCCGCCGCGACGCTGCTGCTCCTGCCGCTGATCCAGCTCCGCGAGTGGGACCGGCCCTGGCTGACCGCGGCCCTGCTCGCGCTCTCCGGCGCCGCCGCCGCGCTCTTCCTGCTCCGCGGGCGGCGGCTGGCCGCCCGCGGCGGGCAGCCGATCCTGGACCCGGCACTGCTGAAGGTCCGCGCGTTCAGCGCCGGCCTGGCCGTCTCGCTGCTGTTCTTCGGCGCGCTCGGCGCCCACTTCCTGCTGCTCTCCCTCTACCTCCAGTTCGGCACCGGGCGCACCGCCCTGGAGACCGGCCTGGTGATCCTGCCCTTCGCGGTGGGCTCCATCGCCGCGTCCGGGATCGGCGTCGGCGTCGCGCACCGCGCCGGGCGCGCCCTGCTGGTCACCGGGGCGCTGCTGCTGGCCGCCTCCCAGCTCGCCCTGATCCCGCTCGTCTCCGGCGGCGCCGACCCCGGCTACCCGGTGCTCGCGGCGCCGATGCTGGTCGGCGGCCTGGGCCTGGGCCTCACCGCCCCGCCCCTGGTCGGCGTGGTACTGGCCGGGGTGCCCGCGGACGACGCCGGGGCCGCGGGCGGCCTGCTGACCACCGTCTCCCAGATCGGCAACGCGCTGGGGGTCGCGGTGCTCGGCGCGGTGTTCTTCGCCCGGGTCGAGGACACCGCCGCGCAGGGGGCCGCGGCCGCCTACGGCGACGCCCTCGCCGCCACCCTGCCCTGGCAGGCCGCCTGCTACCTCGGGGCGGCCGCGCTGATGGCGCTGCTGCCGGCCCGCGCCGCCCGGACCGACTACTGA
- a CDS encoding ferredoxin family protein yields MSSADRPRPLPPAEEPSLADRMATVDFDVGGRPHITVDTRVCRSCTTKACVSACPADLFSPTADGGVLFNYEHCFECGTCYLVCNEAGAISWGYPDGGRGVVFRRG; encoded by the coding sequence GTGTCTTCCGCTGACCGCCCCCGCCCCCTGCCGCCCGCCGAGGAGCCGTCCCTGGCCGACCGGATGGCCACCGTCGACTTCGACGTCGGCGGGCGGCCGCACATCACCGTGGACACCCGGGTGTGCCGGTCCTGCACCACCAAGGCGTGCGTCAGCGCCTGCCCGGCGGACCTGTTCTCGCCCACCGCCGACGGCGGCGTGCTCTTCAACTACGAGCACTGCTTCGAGTGCGGCACCTGCTACCTGGTCTGCAACGAGGCGGGCGCGATCAGCTGGGGCTACCCCGACGGCGGCCGCGGCGTCGTGTTCCGGAGGGGGTGA
- a CDS encoding cytochrome P450: protein MSAPLPHTAPQAPVDPFAPGERGIAEPHPARAALRAAGPIVQAEAPAGGPVWIVTDGALARQVFRHPHIVKDPARAPAHWDPRTAGLEPTAAEQPSLTTLDGPPHTRLRRAHTPLFGADRTAAWEERITELAREMLTGLAAAGGTVDLAADFTTRFPLTVLCDLIGVPRDRVDEAIAACRGMHGGPAEVAAAMDAFTGLAAAALHGGRRGLAAELRDTLQDSGAEADLHYLLFTLIFAGQLTTDPALGYLLAHLLDEDRAAPADPDEAAAEVLNRHSPAPFSLWRFTDREVELAGVRLPERSPVLVDIQGINTGPDGRIGPDLVFGAGAHYCTGARLARIELIALARVLRADLPGARLAVPFAELRQTDFGGIQGSRLTALPVRLRG, encoded by the coding sequence ATGAGCGCACCGCTTCCGCACACCGCCCCCCAGGCCCCCGTCGACCCGTTCGCCCCCGGCGAGCGCGGCATCGCCGAACCGCACCCCGCCCGCGCGGCGCTGCGCGCGGCCGGCCCGATCGTGCAGGCCGAGGCGCCCGCCGGCGGCCCGGTCTGGATCGTCACCGACGGCGCCCTCGCCCGGCAGGTCTTCCGCCACCCGCACATCGTCAAGGACCCGGCGCGCGCCCCCGCGCACTGGGACCCCCGCACCGCGGGCCTGGAGCCGACCGCCGCCGAGCAGCCCTCGCTCACCACCCTGGACGGCCCGCCGCACACGCGGCTGCGCCGGGCGCACACCCCGCTGTTCGGCGCCGACCGGACCGCCGCCTGGGAGGAGCGGATCACCGAGCTGGCCCGGGAGATGCTCACCGGCCTGGCCGCCGCCGGCGGCACCGTCGACCTGGCCGCCGACTTCACCACCCGGTTCCCGCTCACCGTGCTCTGCGACCTGATCGGCGTCCCGCGCGACCGGGTGGACGAGGCCATCGCCGCCTGCCGCGGCATGCACGGCGGCCCCGCCGAGGTGGCGGCCGCGATGGACGCGTTCACCGGGCTGGCCGCCGCGGCGCTGCACGGCGGCCGGCGCGGCCTCGCCGCCGAACTGCGCGACACCCTCCAGGACAGCGGCGCCGAGGCCGACCTGCACTACCTGCTCTTCACCCTGATCTTCGCCGGGCAGCTCACCACCGACCCGGCGCTGGGCTACCTGCTCGCCCACCTGCTCGACGAGGACCGGGCCGCCCCCGCCGACCCCGACGAGGCCGCCGCCGAGGTGCTCAACCGGCACTCGCCCGCGCCGTTCTCGCTGTGGCGGTTCACCGACCGGGAGGTGGAGCTCGCCGGGGTCCGGCTGCCGGAGCGCTCCCCGGTGCTCGTCGACATCCAGGGCATCAACACCGGCCCGGACGGGCGGATCGGACCCGACCTGGTCTTCGGGGCGGGGGCGCACTACTGCACCGGGGCGCGCCTGGCCCGCATCGAGCTGATCGCGCTGGCCCGGGTGCTCCGCGCCGACCTGCCCGGCGCCCGGCTGGCGGTGCCCTTCGCCGAGCTGCGCCAGACCGACTTCGGCGGCATCCAGGGCAGCAGGCTCACCGCGCTGCCGGTCCGGCTGCGCGGCTGA